In Agromyces sp. SYSU T00194, a genomic segment contains:
- the ligD gene encoding non-homologous end-joining DNA ligase produces MGTDAVMVVVPGPIGDREVRVSSPDRVIWPEAGITKLDLAHYLVEVGAAFVAANGDRPISLQRFPGGVDGEQFFSKNPPRGAPDYVRAVPVTYPSGRSHPQLVVDEPAAAVWAAQMNTVVFHPWASRAEHSDEPDQLRIDLDPQPGTDFDDAVPVALALRDVLAEAGLAAFAKTSGNRGIHVFAPILAEHEFLDVRHAVIAVSRELERRMPDQVTTAWWKEERGQRVFLDFNQANRDRTMAGAYSPRALPTATVSCPVGWEELEGVDPASFTVRTVPERLREAGDPWADMHDHAAGIETLLEWWQRDLDDGLGELPFPPEFPKMPGEPTRVQPSRARTAD; encoded by the coding sequence ATGGGCACGGATGCGGTGATGGTCGTGGTCCCCGGGCCGATCGGCGACCGGGAGGTGCGGGTCTCGAGTCCCGACCGCGTGATCTGGCCGGAGGCGGGCATCACCAAGCTCGACCTGGCGCACTACCTGGTCGAGGTGGGCGCGGCCTTCGTCGCGGCGAACGGCGATCGCCCGATCTCGTTGCAGCGGTTCCCCGGCGGGGTCGACGGCGAGCAGTTCTTCTCGAAGAACCCGCCGCGCGGCGCGCCCGACTACGTGCGGGCGGTGCCGGTGACCTACCCGAGCGGCCGGTCGCACCCGCAGCTCGTGGTCGACGAGCCGGCGGCCGCCGTCTGGGCGGCGCAGATGAACACCGTCGTGTTCCACCCGTGGGCGTCCCGTGCCGAGCACAGCGACGAGCCCGACCAGTTGCGCATCGACCTCGACCCGCAGCCCGGCACCGACTTCGACGACGCGGTGCCGGTCGCGCTCGCGCTGCGCGACGTGCTCGCCGAGGCGGGGCTCGCCGCGTTCGCCAAGACCTCGGGCAATCGCGGCATCCACGTCTTCGCCCCGATCCTGGCCGAGCACGAGTTCCTCGACGTGCGGCACGCGGTGATCGCGGTCTCCCGAGAGCTCGAGCGCCGCATGCCCGACCAGGTCACGACCGCCTGGTGGAAGGAGGAACGCGGGCAGCGCGTCTTCCTCGACTTCAACCAGGCCAACCGCGACCGCACCATGGCGGGCGCCTACAGCCCGCGTGCACTCCCGACCGCGACCGTCTCGTGCCCGGTCGGCTGGGAGGAGCTCGAGGGCGTCGACCCCGCGTCGTTCACCGTGCGCACCGTGCCCGAGCGGCTGCGGGAGGCGGGCGACCCGTGGGCCGACATGCACGACCACGCGGCGGGCATCGAGACCCTGCTCGAGTGGTGGCAGCGCGACCTCGACGACGGGCTCGGCGAACTGCCGTTCCCGCCGGAGTTCCCGAAGATGCCCGGCGAGCCGACGCGCGTGCAGCCGAGTCGCGCCCGCACGGCCGACTGA
- a CDS encoding SOS response-associated peptidase, giving the protein MCGRFAMDDETNDLIEAFVLDGNDFRDWQVAYSIAPTDVVPIIRERQDRSTGEVRRTVVPAVWDFHPSFLREAKRPQFNARIETVATNGLWKGAFASSRCIVPMRGYYEWTGAPGNKQAHFLHGDGVLAAAGIATARKVDDEWQVSTAIITRAAKDASGEVHDRMPAFLLPDAYDEWLDATPLDEGGRRAMVERLGEVSDRVATTISSYEVDRRVNNSRTVDPSDPSLIEPIEPLEP; this is encoded by the coding sequence GAGACCAACGACCTCATCGAGGCCTTCGTGCTCGACGGCAACGACTTCCGCGACTGGCAGGTCGCCTACTCGATCGCGCCCACCGACGTCGTGCCGATCATCCGCGAGCGGCAGGACCGCTCGACGGGCGAGGTGCGCCGCACGGTGGTACCCGCGGTCTGGGACTTCCACCCGTCGTTCCTGCGCGAGGCGAAGCGCCCGCAGTTCAACGCGCGCATCGAGACGGTCGCCACGAACGGCCTCTGGAAGGGCGCGTTCGCGTCGTCGCGCTGCATCGTGCCGATGCGGGGCTACTACGAGTGGACGGGCGCCCCGGGAAACAAGCAGGCCCACTTCCTGCACGGCGACGGGGTGCTCGCCGCCGCCGGCATCGCGACCGCGCGCAAGGTCGACGACGAGTGGCAGGTGTCGACGGCCATCATCACCCGGGCGGCGAAGGACGCCTCCGGCGAGGTGCACGACCGCATGCCGGCGTTCCTGCTCCCCGACGCGTACGACGAGTGGCTCGACGCGACGCCGCTCGACGAGGGCGGCCGGCGCGCGATGGTGGAGCGCCTCGGCGAGGTCTCCGACCGCGTGGCCACGACGATCTCGTCCTACGAGGTCGACCGGCGGGTGAACAACTCGCGCACGGTCGACCCGTCGGACCCGTCGCTGATCGAGCCGATCGAGCCGCTCGAGCCCTGA
- a CDS encoding endonuclease/exonuclease/phosphatase family protein, producing the protein MRIISYNLRKHAAIGELTQLAEDNDVDVMCLQECDTDDLPERVAQLRLVDATRTNRLGLAVYARDDRYSVRESKMFSVNRSLHDRVLSPAHERLLAARLHDEALGHDVLVGSFHAAPLTASNSLRRKQIAAAHEGMRSLGHELPAVMVGDFNYPWFINGLERHLNSSGYDLLRSTEPTYFRYRFFSGYFDFVTSTGVQIDRVDVLPAGASDHRPIRLAAHAHQHAS; encoded by the coding sequence CTGAGGATCATCAGCTACAACCTGCGCAAGCACGCGGCGATCGGCGAGCTGACGCAGCTGGCGGAGGACAACGACGTCGACGTGATGTGCCTCCAGGAGTGCGACACGGACGACCTCCCCGAGCGCGTCGCCCAGCTGCGCCTCGTCGACGCGACGCGCACCAACCGACTCGGGCTCGCCGTGTACGCCCGCGACGACCGGTACTCGGTGCGCGAGTCGAAGATGTTCAGCGTGAACCGCTCGCTGCACGATCGCGTGCTCTCGCCCGCGCACGAGCGCCTGCTCGCAGCGCGGCTGCACGACGAGGCGCTCGGCCACGACGTGCTGGTCGGCTCGTTCCACGCGGCCCCGCTCACGGCGTCGAACAGCCTGCGCCGCAAGCAGATCGCGGCCGCGCACGAGGGCATGCGCTCGCTCGGCCACGAGCTCCCCGCGGTCATGGTCGGCGACTTCAACTACCCGTGGTTCATCAACGGCCTGGAGCGGCACCTGAACTCGAGCGGCTACGACCTGCTCCGGAGCACCGAGCCCACGTACTTCCGCTACCGCTTCTTCTCGGGCTACTTCGACTTCGTCACCTCGACCGGCGTGCAGATCGACCGGGTGGACGTGCTGCCCGCCGGGGCATCCGACCACCGGCCCATCCGGCTCGCGGCGCACGCGCACCAGCACGCGAGCTGA